Proteins encoded in a region of the Scyliorhinus canicula chromosome 2, sScyCan1.1, whole genome shotgun sequence genome:
- the c1ql2 gene encoding complement C1q-like protein 2 — translation MALLLLVLIPVLVHTSRVAAHYEMLGTCRMICDPYSPKASSTAVEVLRDFSAIPPPPFIQGAKGEPGRTGKPGPRGAPGEAGPPGPRGPPGERGDLLKAAFPGGSSASAGPVTGALSSAAFSNPKIAFYVGLKSPHEGYEVLKFDDVVTNLGNYYDSATGKFTCAVPGTYFFTYHVLMRGGDGTSMWADLCKNGQVRASAIAQDADQNYDYASNSVVLHLDSGDEIYIKLDGGKAHGGNNNKYSTFSGFILYPD, via the exons ATGGCGCTCCTCCtccttgtgctcatcccagtgcTGGTGCACACTTCCCGAGTTGCCGCTCACTATGAGATGCTGGGGACATGCAGGATGATCTGTGATCCTTACAGCCccaaagccagcagcacggccgTGGAAGTGCTGCGGGATTTTAGCGCCATCCCTCCGCCGCCCTTCATCCAGGGAGCGAAAGGGGAGCCTGGGCGGACAGGGAAGCCCGGTCCGAGGGGAGCTccgggagaggccggcccaccgggTCCAAGGGGGCCACCGGGAGAACGCGGCGACCTGTTGAAGGCTGCCTTCCCCGGGGGGAGCAGCGCCTCAGCGGGACCGGTCACGGGAGCGCTGAGCAGTGCCGCCTTCAGCAACCCGAAGATCGCCTTCTATGTCGGTTTGAAAAGCCCCCACGAAGGCTACGAGGTCCTTAAGTTCGACGACGTGGTCACCAATCTGGGAAACTACTACGATTCCGCCACTGGAAAGTTCACGTGCGCTGTGCCCGGGACCTATTTCTTCACGTACCACGTCCTGATGAGAGGAGGGGATGGGACCAGCATGTGGGCTGACCTCTGCAAAAACGgccag GTTCGTGCCAGTGCCATAGCCCAGGACGCCGACCAGAATTACGACTACGCCAGTAACAGTGTGGTCCTGCACCTGGACTCGGGAGATGAAATTTATATTAAACTAGACGGCGGGAAAGCACACGGtggcaacaataacaaatacagcaCCTTCTCCGGTTTCATTTTATATCCCGATTAA